In Magnetovibrio sp., the following are encoded in one genomic region:
- a CDS encoding Ig-like domain-containing protein: LQYNNGTSWVDVTLNQEITKADIDAGKLRFVPAANASGTNYDHFGFKVSDGTSYSSSAYTMQVDVTAVNDAPTAADKTLTTALNTSVVVKASDFGYSDTEGDAMTKVKITTLESNGTLQYNNGTSWVDVTLNQEITKADIDAGKLRFVPANNQSGNGYDNFKFQVHDGSTYSTSANTITFNVTPNTAPDITSNGGGSTATITVEENTTTVTTVTATDADSDTLSFSITGGEDSGKFSIDPTTGSLTFKSAPDYENPTDVGENNSYVVEVTVSDGRGGTTVQTITVNVTNVEETVHVPRPTPPAPTPTPPAPTPPAPTSPPPTIASPVVTTPITPTPTQTPEPPTETVIETTATQSTNTVMFSGIGTSQQTVQDIAISVSSSATSIAAAASTQATAQATATQATNQTTAQDSLDTGQAGQDNGADGPGRKVSAIQSYVISAKDNSGAGKVTVSVEEGLPAWMRIETDGATGTMILKGERPDDDTSTYQVKIKMKRLDGQEVDAVISIEPVVLEGDVSGAGQPQGANQGDTGQSAEEGGQPGPQASLEWMQQLLAALDGEQDGQGEETQVDGPMLAHDGFSDQLAAGRLAKDIWQERLIQA; this comes from the coding sequence GCTGCAATACAACAACGGCACCTCATGGGTCGACGTGACGTTGAACCAGGAAATCACCAAGGCCGACATCGATGCCGGAAAACTGCGCTTCGTTCCGGCCGCAAATGCCAGCGGCACCAACTACGACCATTTCGGGTTCAAGGTCTCCGACGGCACCTCCTACTCTTCTTCCGCCTACACCATGCAGGTGGACGTCACGGCGGTGAACGATGCACCGACGGCGGCGGACAAAACTTTGACGACGGCGCTGAACACATCCGTCGTCGTCAAAGCCAGTGATTTTGGATACAGCGATACCGAAGGCGACGCGATGACTAAGGTCAAAATCACGACCTTGGAAAGCAACGGTACGCTGCAATACAACAACGGCACCTCGTGGGTCGACGTGACGTTGAACCAGGAAATCACCAAGGCTGACATTGATGCCGGAAAGCTGCGTTTCGTCCCGGCCAACAATCAGAGTGGCAACGGCTACGACAACTTTAAATTCCAGGTCCATGACGGCAGCACCTACTCGACCTCGGCAAACACCATCACGTTCAACGTGACACCAAACACTGCTCCGGACATCACGTCCAACGGCGGTGGATCAACGGCAACCATCACGGTTGAAGAAAACACCACCACTGTGACCACCGTGACCGCGACCGATGCGGATAGTGACACTTTGAGCTTCTCGATTACCGGCGGTGAGGACAGTGGGAAATTTTCCATCGATCCGACCACCGGGTCACTGACGTTCAAATCTGCACCGGATTATGAAAACCCGACGGATGTGGGCGAAAACAACAGCTATGTGGTTGAGGTGACCGTGTCCGACGGCCGGGGTGGGACAACCGTCCAGACCATTACGGTCAACGTCACCAATGTCGAAGAAACCGTTCATGTGCCGCGCCCCACGCCGCCGGCACCGACACCCACGCCACCGGCGCCGACACCGCCGGCACCGACCTCGCCACCGCCGACCATTGCGTCTCCGGTGGTGACGACGCCGATTACCCCGACGCCGACACAAACGCCAGAGCCGCCAACGGAGACGGTGATCGAAACAACGGCGACACAGTCGACCAACACGGTGATGTTCAGCGGCATCGGCACCAGTCAGCAAACGGTACAGGACATCGCGATTTCCGTGTCCAGTTCAGCGACCAGTATTGCGGCGGCTGCGTCCACCCAGGCGACCGCCCAAGCCACGGCCACGCAAGCAACCAACCAGACCACAGCACAGGACAGCTTGGACACCGGTCAGGCTGGACAAGACAATGGAGCGGATGGTCCGGGGCGTAAAGTGTCTGCCATCCAAAGTTATGTCATCTCAGCCAAAGACAACAGTGGCGCAGGCAAGGTCACGGTTTCGGTTGAAGAAGGCTTACCCGCATGGATGAGAATCGAAACGGATGGGGCCACGGGGACGATGATCCTGAAGGGCGAGCGCCCCGATGACGATACCTCGACATACCAAGTCAAAATTAAAATGAAGCGCCTGGATGGCCAAGAAGTTGACGCCGTCATCTCCATCGAGCCTGTTGTTCTGGAAGGCGATGTATCGGGCGCAGGGCAACCGCAAGGCGCTAACCAAGGTGATACAGGGCAATCAGCGGAAGAAGGGGGACAGCCTGGTCCGCAAGCCTCTCTTGAGTGGATGCAGCAGTTGCTCGCCGCCTTGGATGGCGAACAAGACGGCCAAGGCGAGGAAACTCAAGTCGATGGGCCCATGTTAGCTCATGACGGTTTCTCTGATCAGCTGGCTGCGGGACGTCTGGCGAAAGACATTTGGCAAGAGCGTCTAATTCAGGCATAA